The following proteins are co-located in the Malus sylvestris chromosome 13, drMalSylv7.2, whole genome shotgun sequence genome:
- the LOC126596582 gene encoding uncharacterized protein LOC126596582: MGKKDHHPRDEQSKGNARVEAVLQLLRKQAPLTVKQEKFCNTACVERFLKAKGDSVKKAAKQLRACLSWRQNIGTENLIADEFSAELAEGVAYVSGHDEESRPVVIFRIKQDYQKFHSQKLFTRLLAFTLEVAIQSMPKNVEQFVLLFDASFFRSASAFMNLLVAGLKIVAEYYPRRLSKAFVIDPPTMFSYLWKGVRPFVELSTATMMVSSLDFEESLDFSDFSNYPRASSLRFDPSSIKSTAKVGSCSSSRFSFTVAQHQFDSLKPWYLSLTDTSASKVGPTTPSPLGPAFISPLNARSFSFASPAARTPRGTIHGYGNSAAMRKSLFPSTPLPQRCSGSEASRTPHHNQPPRTPRPSFLQSPATFFRRENHASRTEKSRESFAPFLKFYRRPYDEMIYRAKMRPPLGGLISIVSPHIRRRHVSVSQRF; the protein is encoded by the exons ATGGGGAAGAAAGATCACCACCCGAGAGATGAACAGAGCAAGGGAAATGCGAGAGTGGAAGCAGTTCTTCAGCTTCTGAGAAAACAAGCCCCACTCACAGTTAAACAG GAGAAGTTTTGCAACACTGCTTGTGTGGAGAGGTTTTTGAAAGCAAAAGGAGATAGTGTTAAGAAGGCAGCCAAGCAACTTAGGGCTTGCCTTTCATGGAGACAGAACATTGGCACTG AGAACTTGATAGCAGATGAGTTCTCAGCTGAGCTCGCTGAAGGTGTTGCCTACGTGTCTGGCCATGATGAAGAATCCAGGCCTGTTGTG ATTTTCCGGATTAAACAAGATTACCAGAAGTTCCATTCGCAAAAACT GTTCACTCGCTTGTTGGCATTCACGCTGGAGGTGGCGATTCAGTCCATGCCCAAAAACGTAGAGCAGTTCGTCCTCCTTTTCGACGCAA GTTTTTTCAGGTCGGCTTCTGCTTTTATGAACTTGCTGGTGGCCGGACTGAAAATTGTGGCGGAGTACTATCCAAGACGGCTCTCCAAAGCATTCGTAATTGACCCTCCTACAATGTTCTCATATCTTTGGAAG GGTGTTCGACCGTTCGTTGAGCTATCAACGGCAACGATGATGGTATCATCTCTTGACTTTGAGGAGTCGTTGGATTTCAGTGACTTCTCAAATTATCCGCGAGCCTCGTCCCTCCGATTCGACCCCTCCTCAATCAAATCAACGGCCAAGGTCGGCTCTTGCTCATCCTCTCGTTTCTCCTTCACTGTCGCTCAGCATCAGTTCGACTCTCTCAAGCCTTGGTACCTCAGCCTCACAGACACGTCAGCATCCAAAGTAGGCCCCACCACACCCTCCCCGCTGGGACCCGCTTTCATCTCACCGCTAAACGCCCGGTCCTTCTCCTTCGCATCCCCCGCCGCCAGAACACCACGTGGAACAATCCACGGCTACGGCAACTCCGCTGCCATGAGAAAAAGCCTGTTCCCGTCGACCCCACTCCCCCAACGGTGCTCCGGCAGCGAGGCCAGCAGAACCCCTCACCACAACCAGCCGCCGCGGACCCCACGCCCCTCGTTCCTCCAATCGCCGGCCACGTTCTTCCGCAGGGAGAACCACGCCAGCAGGACGGAGAAGTCCCGGGAGTCCTTCGCGCCGTTCTTGAAGTTCTACAGGAGGCCGTACGACGAGATGATCTACAGGGCAAAGATGCGGCCCCCACTGGGCGGACTCATCTCCATCGTCTCTCCCCACATCAGACGCCGCCACGTGTCCGTATCACAACGGTTCTGA